Within the bacterium genome, the region CATGATTCGCATTGTTGCACGTCCGTCGTCCTTGCCATGGGGGCGCATGCGGACATAGTATAGGAGCATGATGGGGTCCACGAGGATGTGCTTCTTCGGTCGCAGGACAACTATCGGGCTCGCCGTGGTCTTGATGATGAGCCTGGAGACGCTGGAGTATGCCCACATCCGGCATCATTTGCTGGAAGCCGAGGCCCATACAGCCGACGACAGAAATCATCAGCACGACGATCATGCCTGCGCGATCTTCCACGAGGGGCTGCTGACCGAGATCCCCTTCGCGCTTCCAGAGCCCTCGGTCCCGGTCGTTCCGGTCGTTTCACCCGAAGCTCCCGCCCGGCCCTGCGGATCTCTCCCCTTGCTGCCGCCCTCCCGGGCGCCCCCCGTCGCTTCCTGATTCCCGTGAATACCGACAAACCACTGTGGGGACATCGCGCCTGCAACGCGCTTCGTCCCGGAATCAAGGAGCACTTATCATGCGGCATTTCATCGTCACCGTAGTCGGCGCCTGCGCAGCGGTCCTCGTTGCGACGGGGCCGGTCGGAACAGCGTTCGCCCAGGCCTCGAGCACGGCCACCGGTGTCTCGCGTCTCATGAATCCCGCCGTCAGCGCCAACGCCCTCTTCCTGGCCCAGTCGTCCTCGGACGACGACAGCTACGGGGAGAACAACATCGCGCTGCAGGAAGCCGAGATGCAGTTCAGCGCCGTGGTGGATCCCTTCTGGAAGGCCAATCTCATCGTCGCCTTCCACCCGCCACATCACGAGGAGGCCGCCGCCAAGGCGGAGGAGCACCACGCGGGCTTCGAGGTCCATCTCGAGGAAGCCTCCCTGACCAGCCGCTCCATGCCGGCCGGACTCGGCCTGCGGATCGGCAAGTTCTTCCTGCCCTTCGGTAAGCATGCCCCGTTGCATACTCACCAGTTCCCCTTCGTGCGCGCCCCGCTGCCGCTGCTGGCCTTCCTGGGCGATCACGGTCTGACGGATGTGGGGGCGGAGCTGTCCGCAACCGTTCCGGCCCCCTGGTATTCGGTGGCGAAGGTGTACGGGATCGACGGCGGCGTGGCGATCCTGGACGGGGAGGATCGCGACCTGGCGTACGGCGGGCGACTGATCAATCTCTGGGATGTCTCCGACAACGCCACCCTGGAACTGGGCCTGTCCGCCTTGACGGGACCGGCCGGACCCGGGATGCGCCAGCTGGTCTACGGTGCGGATCTCACATACAAGTGGTCCTCGGGATCCCTGAGCCACGGGCCGGCCGTCAACTGGATCAACGAGGTCGTCCTGCCGGATCCCGACGGCAAGGTCGGTAATCCCGTCGGCGCCTATTCCCTCGTCCAGTATCGCTTCGCGCGGAACTGGTGGCTGGGGTTGGGCGGAGGGAAGGTCGCGGACACCGCTCCGGTGGAAGGTTTCGAGTCGGTGAATCTCGACGCCGACGGCCTGGTCGACTACAGCGAGTTCAAGGCGAACGTCACCTTCACGCCCAGCGAGTTCAGCGACCTGCGGGCCGAGGTTTCCTACGCCGAGACGGATCAGGACGGTTACGAGGATCTGCGCTTCTCCATCCAGTGGAACTTCACCATCGGTGCCCATCCGGCGCATCTCTACTAGGAGGCGGGACCATGCGAAAATACATGACCCTGATGATCGCAGCCGCGCTGGTTCCGGTTCTGCTGGCCGGAACGCCGGCGCAGGCGAAGAAGCTGAACGTGGTGACCACCTTGACGGACCTGGCGTCCATCGCCCGCAGCGTGGGCGGGGAGGACGTGACCGTGATCTCCCTGTGCCCCGGGACCCGCGATCCCCATTTCATGCCCGCGAAACCCTCGCTGGCCCGCAAGCTCGGCAAGGCGGACATGCTGGTCTACGACGGCATGGAACTGGAGATCGGCTGGTTGCCCCAGCTGATCGAGAAGGCGCGCAACCCGCGCGTCAAACCCGGTGCGCGGGGCGACGTGGACTGCTCGCAGGCGATCTCGAATCTGCTCGAGGTGCCCGCGGCGACCGTGGACCGCAGCGAGGGGGACATCCACCCCCTGGGCAATCCCCATTACACGCTCGATCCCCGCAACGCCGAGGCCGTCGCCGACCTGCTGGCCGAGCGCATGTCCGACCTGGACCCGGTCCACGCCCAGGCCTTCGCGGACCGAGCCGCGGCGTTCAAGGCGGAGATCGAGAAGCACCTGCCCGGCTGGGTGGAGATGACCGCGAAGGCCCGCGCCCATCACGTTCTGATCTATCACAAGCACTGGACCTATCTAGTGGACTGGCTCGGGCTGGACAAAATCGGCGAGATCGAGCATCGGCCCGGTATCACTCCGTCTCCCCGGCACGTCCACGAGATGATGGACAAGGCGAAACGCCTGGGCGATGTCGTGATCATCGCGGCGACCTGGGACCATCTCGATGCGGCCAAGGAAGTGGGCAAGCGTTCGGGTGCGCCGCTGGTCGTCTTGCCCGGCCATACCGGAGGTACCGACGGCACGGACGACTATATCTCGTTCATCGACACCATTTGCCGGTCCCTTGCCGCGGCGACAACGCAACTGCAGAGCTTGAGATGAACGGCTTCTTCGAGATGATGGCGGCGCCCATCGCCACCGCCCTGGTCTTGGTGGCCATGCATTCGCACCTGGGCTATCACGTGGTCCGCCGCGGCGTGATCTTCGTGGATATCGCCCTGGCGCAGGTAGCCGCCTTCGGTGTGGCGATCGCCCTGCTCATGGGCGGTGAAATCGGCACGGGGACTACCTGGGCCGTGGCTCTGGGCAGCACCTTCCTGGGGGCCCTGCTCATCTCCCGCACCCGCACGCGGAATCACACCGTGCCGCAGGAGGCGTACATCGGCATCATCTACGCCGTCTTCAGCGCGGCGATGATCCTGGTGCTGACGCAGGTGCCCCACGGCGGAGAGGAGATCCGCCATCTTCTCGTCGGTGCCATCCTCTGGGTCACCTGGCCGGTCTTCTTCAAGACGGCTGCTCTCTATGGCCTGATGGGTCTGCTGCTCTGGATCTGGCGCGGGCCCCTGCTGCGCATTTCCACCAATCCCCGCGGTGCACGCTCTGCCGGGTTGCGGCTGCGCCGCTGGGATCTGCTTTTCTACATGATCCTGGGGACGGTTGTGACGTCCAGCGTGCAGATCGCCGGTGTGTTGCTGGTCTTCACCCTGCTGGTCGTGCCCACGGTCATGGGGATGCGCCTGTTCGGCGGCATGCGCGTCC harbors:
- a CDS encoding zinc ABC transporter substrate-binding protein produces the protein MRKYMTLMIAAALVPVLLAGTPAQAKKLNVVTTLTDLASIARSVGGEDVTVISLCPGTRDPHFMPAKPSLARKLGKADMLVYDGMELEIGWLPQLIEKARNPRVKPGARGDVDCSQAISNLLEVPAATVDRSEGDIHPLGNPHYTLDPRNAEAVADLLAERMSDLDPVHAQAFADRAAAFKAEIEKHLPGWVEMTAKARAHHVLIYHKHWTYLVDWLGLDKIGEIEHRPGITPSPRHVHEMMDKAKRLGDVVIIAATWDHLDAAKEVGKRSGAPLVVLPGHTGGTDGTDDYISFIDTICRSLAAATTQLQSLR
- a CDS encoding metal ABC transporter permease, which translates into the protein MMAAPIATALVLVAMHSHLGYHVVRRGVIFVDIALAQVAAFGVAIALLMGGEIGTGTTWAVALGSTFLGALLISRTRTRNHTVPQEAYIGIIYAVFSAAMILVLTQVPHGGEEIRHLLVGAILWVTWPVFFKTAALYGLMGLLLWIWRGPLLRISTNPRGARSAGLRLRRWDLLFYMILGTVVTSSVQIAGVLLVFTLLVVPTVMGMRLFGGMRVQFLYTLAVGVLAVAIGSAASYALDLPTGAAIVCTFGLLLGAQVLIEPYLKK